The following coding sequences are from one bacterium SCSIO 12741 window:
- a CDS encoding O-acetyl-ADP-ribose deacetylase, with protein sequence MFLEIVHGDITQLPIDVIVNAANSSLLGGGGVDGAIHRAAGPELLEECRTIRRKQGGCEVGEAVMTGSGALPCKRVIHTVGPVYNQGGQDKERLLAACYSNSIQLLLKGGYEKIAFPNISTGIYRFPKELAATIAVETVLQFKNERALKKVVFVCFELENYQLYTNLINQQTNESRNKKN encoded by the coding sequence ATGTTTTTAGAAATTGTACATGGAGATATTACCCAATTACCAATTGATGTAATTGTAAATGCGGCAAATAGTTCACTTTTAGGCGGCGGCGGAGTTGATGGTGCTATTCACCGAGCCGCTGGACCTGAACTGTTGGAGGAGTGTAGAACCATTCGTAGAAAGCAGGGAGGATGTGAGGTAGGAGAAGCCGTGATGACCGGTTCGGGAGCATTACCCTGCAAACGAGTAATTCACACCGTGGGCCCCGTTTATAACCAGGGAGGACAGGATAAGGAAAGACTTCTTGCAGCATGTTACTCCAATTCAATTCAGCTGCTCTTAAAAGGAGGATATGAAAAAATAGCATTCCCGAATATCAGCACCGGGATTTATAGATTCCCAAAAGAATTAGCAGCAACAATAGCTGTAGAAACTGTTCTTCAATTCAAAAATGAGAGGGCCTTGAAAAAAGTCGTCTTTGTTTGTTTTGAACTGGAGAATTACCAATTATATACTAACCTAATCAATCAACAAACCAATGAATCGAGAAATAAGAAAAACTAA
- a CDS encoding NADAR family protein, which translates to MKYSIEKLLTMNGQLNSSEFLFFWGHQPKKDGTIGSGCLSQWWMSAFEFQGMHFATAEHWMMYKKAELFKDAQMAEEILQCESPAKVKKLGRKVQNFDPHLWNKKKFEFVVEGNRHKFFQNRELADFLISTGDKIIVEASPYDRIWGIGMSKNHSDIESPDKWRGQNLLGFALMEVRDWLKSN; encoded by the coding sequence ATGAAATACTCCATTGAAAAACTGTTGACCATGAATGGTCAGTTAAATAGTTCGGAATTTCTTTTTTTCTGGGGGCATCAGCCCAAGAAGGACGGAACCATTGGAAGCGGTTGTTTGAGTCAATGGTGGATGTCAGCTTTTGAGTTTCAAGGAATGCATTTTGCCACTGCCGAGCATTGGATGATGTATAAAAAGGCGGAGTTATTTAAGGATGCTCAAATGGCAGAAGAAATTCTCCAATGCGAGTCTCCGGCAAAGGTGAAAAAGCTAGGACGAAAGGTCCAAAATTTCGATCCCCATTTATGGAATAAGAAGAAATTTGAATTCGTGGTCGAGGGGAATAGACATAAGTTTTTTCAAAATAGAGAGTTAGCTGATTTTCTAATAAGCACAGGGGATAAAATCATAGTGGAGGCCAGCCCATATGATAGAATCTGGGGAATTGGTATGTCGAAAAATCATTCTGATATAGAGAGTCCTGATAAATGGAGAGGGCAGAACTTATTAGGATTTGCCTTGATGGAGGTTCGCGATTGGCTTAAAAGCAATTGA